The following are encoded together in the Kribbella sp. CA-293567 genome:
- a CDS encoding NUDIX hydrolase, translating into MVRDLKSQLLSGRMADEALSFAREGRAAVEPRPASTVILLRDTAAGPEVYLLRRQQSMAFAAGMTVFPGGRVDATDSSIADSWSGPSPEWFGERLGCSAKTAAAYVAAAVRETFEESGVLLAGPDADSVVGDTTGDDWEADRVALETRELGFADFLHSRGLVLRADLLGAWAHWITPEFEPRRYDTRFFVAALPAGQVTRDVTSESDQVAWMRPADAVRAVETGEMLMLPPTYLCCSDLTPYAAVADALAASSGRDIRPIQPTVRIENDQVYLETT; encoded by the coding sequence ATGGTCCGGGACCTGAAGTCTCAGCTCCTCTCCGGCCGGATGGCCGACGAGGCCCTCTCCTTCGCCCGCGAGGGACGTGCGGCAGTCGAACCGCGCCCGGCCTCGACAGTGATCCTGCTGCGCGACACGGCAGCGGGGCCCGAGGTGTATCTGTTGCGGCGCCAACAGTCGATGGCGTTCGCCGCCGGGATGACGGTCTTCCCCGGCGGGCGAGTTGACGCCACCGACTCGTCGATCGCCGACTCCTGGTCCGGCCCGTCGCCCGAGTGGTTCGGCGAGCGGCTGGGTTGCTCGGCCAAGACCGCCGCGGCGTACGTGGCAGCCGCCGTACGGGAGACCTTCGAGGAGTCCGGCGTACTGCTGGCCGGCCCCGACGCGGACTCCGTGGTCGGTGACACCACCGGCGACGACTGGGAGGCCGATCGGGTCGCGCTGGAGACGCGCGAGCTGGGGTTCGCCGACTTCCTGCACAGCCGAGGCCTCGTACTGCGTGCCGACCTGCTCGGCGCCTGGGCGCACTGGATCACTCCCGAATTCGAGCCCCGCCGCTACGACACCCGCTTCTTCGTGGCCGCGCTGCCGGCCGGCCAGGTCACCCGCGACGTGACCAGCGAGTCCGACCAGGTCGCCTGGATGCGGCCCGCCGACGCGGTCCGAGCGGTGGAAACCGGCGAGATGCTCATGCTCCCGCCCACCTACCTCTGCTGCAGCGACCTCACCCCGTACGCCGCTGTCGCCGACGCGCTGGCCGCGTCGTCCGGCCGCGACATCCGCCCGATCCAGCCGACCGTGCGGATCGAGAACGACCAGGTCTACCTGGAGACCACATGA
- a CDS encoding TlpA family protein disulfide reductase encodes MIRPSSPRTARRPARRLVAAGLVAASILLAACGNDKPGSVAKEPDGTVAGADKLQPCPSVQSRQPAPRGLPEISLPCLGKGPDTHLSDLRGPLVINVWAQWCGPCREEAPFLADLQRRAGDKLELIGIDYVDTRPDLAVAFAIDQDWSYPHLVDADKQTQQPLRIGGPPVTAFIDAQGAVVHVHRGALTSQQQLDQLVQDKLGVSP; translated from the coding sequence GTGATCCGCCCCTCCAGCCCCCGTACCGCGCGGCGGCCGGCCCGCCGGCTGGTCGCCGCGGGGCTGGTGGCCGCGTCGATCCTGCTCGCGGCCTGCGGCAACGACAAGCCGGGCAGTGTCGCCAAGGAGCCGGACGGCACTGTGGCGGGTGCCGACAAGCTGCAGCCCTGCCCGAGCGTCCAGTCCCGGCAGCCGGCGCCCAGAGGGCTACCGGAGATCAGCCTTCCCTGTCTCGGCAAGGGGCCGGACACCCACCTGTCCGACCTTCGTGGCCCCCTGGTCATCAACGTCTGGGCTCAGTGGTGCGGGCCGTGCCGTGAGGAAGCGCCGTTCCTGGCCGACCTGCAGCGCAGGGCCGGCGACAAGCTCGAGTTGATCGGGATCGACTACGTCGACACCCGCCCGGATCTCGCGGTCGCCTTCGCGATCGACCAGGACTGGAGCTACCCGCACCTGGTCGACGCCGACAAGCAGACACAGCAGCCCCTGAGGATCGGCGGGCCACCGGTCACCGCTTTCATCGACGCGCAAGGCGCCGTCGTCCACGTTCACCGAGGAGCGCTGACTTCGCAGCAGCAGCTGGATCAGCTGGTGCAGGACAAACTGGGGGTCAGCCCGTGA
- a CDS encoding RidA family protein, translating into MSHPEEKLAELGLKLPEVAKPVAAYVPAVRTGNLVYTSGQLPLRDGALIATGKVGAEVTPEVAAECAQQCALNALAAIKAEIGDLANIKRIVKAVAFIASTPDFTGQPQVANGASELFGQVFAEAGQHARSAVGVPVLPLDAPVEVELIVEVN; encoded by the coding sequence ATGAGCCACCCGGAGGAGAAGCTGGCCGAGCTCGGCCTGAAGCTGCCCGAGGTCGCCAAGCCGGTCGCGGCGTACGTACCCGCCGTACGGACCGGCAACCTCGTCTACACGTCCGGCCAGCTGCCGCTGCGGGACGGCGCCCTGATCGCCACCGGCAAGGTCGGTGCCGAGGTGACGCCCGAGGTCGCCGCCGAGTGCGCCCAGCAGTGCGCGCTGAACGCGCTGGCCGCGATCAAGGCCGAGATCGGTGACCTGGCGAACATCAAGCGGATCGTCAAGGCGGTCGCCTTCATCGCCTCCACCCCCGACTTCACCGGCCAGCCCCAGGTCGCCAACGGAGCCTCCGAGCTGTTCGGCCAGGTCTTCGCCGAAGCCGGTCAGCACGCTCGCTCCGCCGTCGGCGTGCCGGTGCTCCCGCTGGACGCTCCGGTCGAGGTAGAGCTCATCGTCGAGGTCAACTGA
- a CDS encoding MarP family serine protease, with amino-acid sequence MSGLDIALLVVTALVAISGYIEGFVLGACATLGLLAGAAVGVYGVPRVLDNFSPSVEVSFAALVLVVLLASIGRTIGALLGSKLRNKISWKPVKAVDALGGAALAAASVLVVSWVLGVAVSGARIPSVTSAVRGSQVLAKVDEALPGGADRALQAFNDVVNTDLFPRFLDPFVPERIRETQPPDGSIARNPTVRLAYTRIAKVTGVANCSRGLEGSGFVYAPQRVMTNAHVVAGVSSPKVEVNGKKYDAKVVVFDSSVDVAVLYVPELKATPLAFDNDGKPDAAAVVLGYPENGPFDSEPARIRSEERLRGPDIYGDKTVTRRAFSIWAQVRPGNSGGPLISSKGTVYGVVFAASVEDNRTGYVLTAEQVAENAAAGAKATQEVSTRSCT; translated from the coding sequence GTGAGCGGTCTCGATATCGCGCTGCTGGTGGTGACCGCGCTGGTGGCGATCTCGGGCTACATCGAGGGGTTCGTCCTCGGTGCCTGCGCGACGCTCGGCCTGCTGGCCGGCGCGGCGGTCGGTGTGTACGGCGTACCGCGGGTGCTGGACAACTTCTCGCCCAGTGTCGAGGTGTCGTTCGCGGCGCTGGTGCTGGTCGTGCTGCTGGCCTCGATCGGGCGCACGATCGGGGCCTTGCTCGGCTCCAAACTGCGCAACAAGATCTCCTGGAAACCGGTCAAGGCGGTCGATGCGCTGGGCGGCGCGGCGCTGGCCGCCGCCTCGGTGCTGGTCGTCTCGTGGGTGCTCGGCGTCGCGGTCAGCGGCGCGCGGATCCCCAGCGTGACCTCGGCCGTCCGGGGCTCGCAGGTGCTCGCCAAGGTCGACGAGGCCCTGCCCGGTGGCGCCGATCGCGCGCTGCAGGCGTTCAACGACGTGGTGAACACCGATCTGTTCCCGCGCTTCCTCGACCCGTTCGTGCCGGAGCGGATCCGGGAGACGCAGCCGCCGGACGGCTCGATCGCGCGCAACCCCACCGTCCGGCTGGCCTACACCCGGATCGCCAAGGTGACCGGGGTGGCCAACTGCTCCCGCGGCCTCGAGGGCAGCGGTTTCGTCTACGCCCCGCAGCGGGTGATGACCAACGCGCACGTGGTGGCCGGGGTCAGCTCGCCGAAGGTCGAGGTGAACGGCAAGAAGTACGACGCCAAGGTGGTGGTGTTCGACTCGTCCGTCGACGTCGCCGTCCTCTACGTGCCCGAGCTCAAGGCCACGCCGCTGGCCTTCGACAACGACGGCAAGCCCGACGCGGCCGCGGTCGTCCTGGGCTACCCGGAGAACGGCCCGTTCGACTCCGAACCGGCCAGGATCCGTTCCGAGGAGCGGCTGCGCGGCCCGGACATCTACGGCGACAAGACCGTCACCCGGCGGGCCTTCTCGATCTGGGCCCAGGTCCGTCCCGGCAACTCGGGCGGCCCGCTGATCTCCTCGAAGGGCACCGTGTACGGCGTGGTCTTCGCGGCCTCCGTCGAGGACAACCGCACCGGCTACGTGCTGACCGCCGAGCAGGTCGCCGAGAACGCGGCCGCGGGCGCCAAGGCCACCCAGGAGGTCTCCACCCGCAGTTGCACCTGA
- the nhaA gene encoding Na+/H+ antiporter NhaA, with the protein MRLLQRRRAFPRIRRSERAFLANILRTETTGGLVLVGAAIVALIWANSPWQDGYHHLRDAQLGPLTVEQWATDGALTLFFYLAGVELKRELVVGTLSKISEAVVPVVAAFCGMAVPALIYAVINLTAENGKPHGWAVPTATDIAFALAVLAIVGRSLPSALRAFLLTLAVVDDFGAILVIAAFFSHGINLLALLAALLLIAAFYFLQRRRVRTPLLYVPLVVAAWWFMHESGIHATIAGVALGLVTRVLPDPDEERSPAERLEHRLRPWSAGVAVPVFALFAAGVTLSGDALREMLTDPVAIGVVAGLMAGKIIGVFGGSWLTARFTRAQLNSDLAWRDVGAVSVLAGIGFTVALLIAQLAFGDDTAQIERAKAAVLVASLLSALLATVLLFRRNRAYAED; encoded by the coding sequence GTGCGGCTGCTGCAAAGACGGCGAGCCTTTCCCCGGATCCGGAGATCCGAACGGGCCTTCCTGGCCAACATCCTGCGCACCGAGACGACCGGTGGGCTGGTCCTGGTCGGGGCCGCGATCGTCGCCCTGATCTGGGCGAACTCGCCTTGGCAGGACGGCTATCACCACCTGCGGGACGCCCAGCTCGGACCGTTGACGGTCGAGCAGTGGGCCACCGACGGCGCGCTGACCTTGTTCTTCTACCTGGCCGGCGTCGAGCTCAAACGCGAACTGGTGGTCGGCACCCTGTCGAAGATCAGCGAGGCCGTCGTCCCGGTGGTCGCGGCGTTCTGCGGGATGGCCGTACCGGCGCTGATCTATGCCGTCATCAACCTGACCGCCGAGAACGGCAAACCGCACGGCTGGGCGGTGCCGACGGCAACGGATATCGCGTTCGCCCTCGCTGTGCTGGCGATCGTCGGCCGCTCGTTGCCGAGCGCCCTGCGGGCGTTCCTGCTCACCTTGGCGGTGGTCGACGACTTCGGCGCGATCCTGGTGATCGCCGCCTTCTTCTCCCATGGCATCAACCTGCTGGCGCTGCTGGCCGCACTGCTGCTGATCGCGGCGTTCTACTTCCTGCAACGCCGCCGCGTCCGTACGCCGCTGCTGTACGTGCCGCTGGTCGTCGCGGCCTGGTGGTTCATGCACGAGTCGGGCATCCACGCCACCATCGCCGGTGTCGCGCTGGGCCTGGTGACGCGGGTGCTGCCGGACCCCGACGAGGAGAGATCCCCGGCGGAGCGGCTGGAGCACCGCCTCCGGCCCTGGTCGGCCGGCGTCGCCGTACCGGTGTTCGCGCTGTTCGCCGCGGGGGTCACCCTCAGCGGCGACGCGCTGCGCGAGATGCTGACCGACCCGGTCGCGATCGGGGTGGTCGCCGGGCTGATGGCCGGCAAGATCATCGGCGTCTTCGGTGGCTCCTGGCTGACCGCGCGCTTCACCCGGGCCCAGCTGAACTCCGATCTCGCCTGGCGCGACGTCGGCGCGGTCTCGGTGCTGGCCGGGATCGGTTTCACTGTCGCGTTGCTGATCGCGCAGCTCGCCTTCGGCGACGACACTGCCCAGATCGAACGCGCCAAGGCCGCCGTCCTGGTCGCCTCGCTGCTGTCCGCGCTGCTCGCCACCGTCCTGTTGTTCCGCCGCAACCGCGCGTATGCCGAGGATTGA
- a CDS encoding phage holin family protein, with amino-acid sequence MGQTEDEPTVGQLVANASKDLSSLVRSELELAKSELKSTAVKAGTGAGLFGAAGFLALLAVVLLSIAAAYGVHALGLHPALAFLIVAVLYLLIAAALALVGKNLISKAKGPQRAIETSKESVEALKAIGKGD; translated from the coding sequence ATGGGGCAGACCGAGGATGAGCCCACTGTCGGGCAACTCGTCGCCAACGCCAGCAAGGATCTGTCCAGCCTGGTCCGCAGCGAGCTGGAGCTCGCCAAGTCGGAGCTGAAGTCGACCGCGGTCAAGGCCGGCACCGGCGCCGGCCTGTTCGGCGCCGCCGGGTTCCTGGCGCTGCTTGCGGTCGTCCTGCTGTCCATCGCCGCGGCGTACGGCGTGCACGCGCTCGGCCTGCACCCCGCGCTCGCGTTCCTGATCGTCGCCGTGCTCTACCTGTTGATCGCGGCCGCGCTGGCGCTGGTCGGCAAGAACCTGATCAGCAAGGCGAAGGGCCCGCAGCGCGCGATCGAGACCTCGAAGGAGTCCGTCGAGGCGCTCAAAGCCATCGGCAAGGGCGACTAG
- a CDS encoding Crp/Fnr family transcriptional regulator has translation MDAAVLRQAPLFSQLDEEAAEALTASMTESRLRRGQVLFHEGDSGDRLFVVVEGKVKLGRTSADGRENLLAVLGPGQMFGELSLFDPGPRQSTVTAVTDASLMALTHDELLRWLAGRPEVARGLLLQLASRLRKVSDVVADLVFSDVPGRVAKALLDLASRFGRTADDGVHVHHDLTQEELAQLVGASRETVNKALADFASRGWVRLEPRSVVLLDLERLQKRAR, from the coding sequence GTGGACGCCGCAGTGCTTCGACAGGCACCGCTTTTCAGCCAGCTCGACGAGGAGGCAGCCGAGGCGCTGACCGCTTCGATGACGGAGAGCAGGCTGCGCCGCGGCCAGGTGCTGTTCCACGAAGGCGACTCCGGTGACCGGCTGTTCGTCGTTGTCGAGGGCAAGGTCAAGCTCGGCCGCACCTCCGCCGACGGGCGCGAGAACCTGCTGGCCGTGCTCGGCCCGGGCCAGATGTTCGGCGAGCTGTCGCTGTTCGACCCGGGACCGCGCCAGTCGACCGTCACGGCCGTCACCGACGCGTCGCTGATGGCGCTCACCCACGACGAGCTGCTCCGCTGGCTGGCCGGCCGCCCCGAGGTGGCCCGCGGCCTGCTGCTCCAGCTCGCCTCCCGGCTCCGCAAGGTCTCCGACGTGGTCGCCGACCTGGTCTTCTCCGACGTACCGGGCCGGGTCGCCAAGGCCCTGCTGGACCTGGCCAGCCGCTTCGGCCGGACCGCCGACGACGGCGTCCACGTGCACCACGACCTGACCCAGGAGGAGCTGGCCCAGCTCGTCGGCGCCTCCCGCGAGACCGTCAACAAGGCACTCGCCGACTTCGCCTCCCGCGGCTGGGTCCGCCTGGAGCCCCGCTCCGTCGTACTCCTGGACCTCGAGCGCCTCCAGAAGCGCGCCCGCTGA
- a CDS encoding GntR family transcriptional regulator: MARPRNNPGDLAELPTELRTDRPKGDQIREILETLTRSLTAGTVLPSERVLAERFGVARMTVRQEVDRVVAEGLAARRPGGGTFVAEPRPAQMLTSSFSQDMRARGITPGAKVLEHTVATADETLAAELEEPVGTPVLHLVRLRTADGEPMAIERTSLSLRRYPGLDELDLGEVSLYDSLSTHWGVTLGMVSASIVAAPPDPADAEILGIAPTVPCLIITSAPRTASGVVIEFGRSVYRSDRYDLTVAYRAT; the protein is encoded by the coding sequence ATGGCCCGCCCAAGGAACAACCCCGGTGACCTCGCCGAGCTCCCGACGGAGCTCCGCACCGACCGGCCGAAGGGTGACCAGATCCGCGAGATTCTGGAGACCCTCACCCGCAGCCTGACCGCGGGCACCGTGCTGCCGTCCGAGCGCGTCCTGGCCGAGCGCTTCGGCGTCGCCCGGATGACCGTGCGGCAGGAGGTGGACCGGGTCGTGGCCGAGGGACTCGCGGCCCGCCGGCCCGGTGGTGGCACCTTCGTGGCCGAGCCGCGTCCCGCCCAGATGCTGACCTCGTCCTTCAGCCAGGACATGCGCGCCCGCGGCATCACGCCCGGCGCCAAGGTGCTGGAGCACACGGTCGCAACGGCGGACGAGACCCTGGCCGCGGAGCTCGAAGAGCCCGTCGGTACGCCGGTGCTGCACCTCGTTCGCCTGCGAACCGCCGACGGCGAGCCGATGGCGATCGAGCGCACGTCGCTGTCACTGCGCCGCTACCCCGGTCTGGACGAACTGGACCTGGGCGAGGTCTCGCTCTACGACTCCCTGTCGACCCACTGGGGCGTGACGCTGGGCATGGTCTCCGCCTCCATCGTGGCGGCCCCACCGGACCCGGCCGACGCCGAGATCCTCGGGATCGCGCCTACCGTCCCGTGCCTGATCATCACCTCGGCCCCGCGAACCGCGTCCGGAGTCGTGATCGAGTTCGGCCGCTCGGTCTACCGCTCCGACCGCTACGACCTCACCGTCGCCTACCGCGCGACCTGA
- the nth gene encoding endonuclease III: MPTQHVEAAASVDSAPQVPLKLPRKAPVFADEAHTQLVRRARKMHKVLTETYPDAHCELDFRTPLELLVATILSAQTTDVTVNKVTPTLFAKYPDATAYAEADREEMEAILKPTGFFRAKTNSLLKLGQTLVDEYDGVVPAKLEELVKLPGTGRKTANVVLGNAFGVPGITVDTHFGRLVRRFGWTTEEDPVKVEHLIGDLFPKKDWTMLSHRLIFHGRRRCHAKKPACGACPIAQWCPSYGTGPTDPDLAAKLVKTPA, encoded by the coding sequence ATGCCGACCCAGCACGTCGAGGCCGCCGCCTCCGTCGATTCCGCTCCTCAGGTGCCGCTGAAGCTGCCGCGGAAGGCACCTGTCTTCGCCGACGAGGCGCACACCCAGCTGGTCCGCCGGGCCCGCAAGATGCACAAGGTGCTGACCGAGACCTATCCGGACGCGCACTGCGAGCTCGACTTCCGGACGCCGCTGGAGCTGCTGGTCGCGACCATCCTGTCGGCGCAGACCACCGACGTGACGGTCAACAAGGTGACCCCGACGCTGTTCGCGAAGTACCCGGACGCGACGGCGTACGCGGAGGCCGACCGGGAGGAGATGGAGGCGATCCTCAAACCGACCGGCTTCTTCCGGGCCAAGACGAACAGCCTGCTGAAGCTCGGCCAGACGCTGGTCGACGAGTACGACGGGGTGGTGCCCGCCAAGCTGGAGGAGCTGGTAAAGCTTCCCGGCACCGGCCGCAAGACGGCGAACGTCGTACTGGGTAACGCTTTCGGGGTGCCCGGGATCACGGTCGACACCCACTTCGGGCGGCTGGTCCGCCGGTTCGGCTGGACCACGGAGGAGGACCCGGTCAAGGTCGAGCACCTGATCGGCGACCTGTTCCCGAAGAAGGACTGGACGATGCTGTCGCACCGGCTGATCTTCCACGGCCGCCGGCGCTGCCACGCGAAGAAGCCGGCCTGCGGCGCCTGCCCGATCGCCCAGTGGTGCCCGTCCTACGGCACCGGTCCGACCGATCCCGACCTGGCCGCGAAGCTGGTGAAGACCCCAGCGTGA
- a CDS encoding NUDIX hydrolase, whose translation MRTSTTYDVELPEFLHQLRTASKQVDPQELSRFLPPENDPGVRGSAVLILLADGNDVEGPDVLLTERAWTLRSHAGQMSFPGGRVDPEDGTGVEGRIRTALREAEEETGLAPAGVEVFAVWPSLWVPVSNFAVSPVLGWWREPSPVAVVDPAEVASVHRVSLRALTDPANRFSCLHPSGFTGPAFTVGDVYVWGFTAGLLDKLLELGGWARDWDPTHVVPLPDRLVEAAWRSEGRQPEDVRRLTAIEHDLGRPEGVE comes from the coding sequence GTGAGGACCAGTACGACGTACGACGTGGAGCTGCCCGAGTTCCTGCACCAGTTGCGGACGGCATCGAAACAGGTCGACCCCCAGGAGCTGTCGCGGTTCCTGCCGCCCGAGAACGACCCCGGCGTCCGCGGTTCCGCGGTGCTGATCCTCCTTGCTGACGGCAACGATGTCGAGGGTCCCGACGTACTGCTGACCGAGCGGGCCTGGACGCTGCGCAGCCACGCCGGCCAGATGTCCTTCCCCGGTGGCCGCGTCGACCCGGAGGACGGGACCGGTGTCGAAGGCCGGATCCGGACGGCGCTGCGCGAGGCCGAGGAGGAGACCGGGCTCGCACCGGCCGGTGTCGAGGTGTTCGCGGTCTGGCCCTCGCTCTGGGTGCCGGTGAGCAACTTCGCCGTCTCGCCCGTGCTCGGCTGGTGGCGGGAGCCGTCACCGGTCGCGGTGGTCGATCCGGCCGAGGTCGCCTCGGTGCACCGGGTCTCGCTGCGGGCGCTGACCGACCCCGCCAACCGGTTCAGCTGCCTGCATCCGTCCGGTTTCACCGGCCCGGCTTTCACTGTCGGTGACGTCTATGTCTGGGGTTTCACCGCGGGTCTGCTCGACAAGTTGCTCGAGCTCGGCGGCTGGGCGCGCGACTGGGACCCCACCCACGTCGTACCGTTGCCCGACCGGCTCGTCGAAGCGGCTTGGCGGAGTGAGGGACGGCAGCCGGAGGATGTCCGGCGGCTGACGGCCATCGAGCACGACCTGGGGCGTCCGGAGGGTGTGGAGTGA
- a CDS encoding MBL fold metallo-hydrolase — MTAEQVTEYASRVLAANPGPMTLEGTNTWILRDPEADTAVVIDPGPLLTDHLQTVLDAVAEYGCTVSTVLLTHGHFDHSEGAAWFAGQANAPVRSVDPTFRIPTDHAHGLAEGDVITSGDLRIEVLPTPGHTMDSVCFWLPQDGSLLTGDTVLGRGTSVVAHPDGALGPYLESLESLRAFANSPAGVQRLLPGHGPVIDDPGAALTYYLRHRQERLDQVRAAIADGHTTPEAIVHHVYADVDPILWPAAERSVRAQLTYLNS; from the coding sequence ATGACAGCCGAGCAGGTCACCGAGTACGCCTCCCGGGTGCTCGCGGCGAACCCGGGCCCGATGACGCTGGAGGGCACCAACACCTGGATCCTCCGCGACCCGGAAGCCGACACCGCCGTGGTGATCGACCCAGGACCGCTGCTGACCGATCACCTGCAGACGGTGCTCGACGCAGTCGCGGAGTACGGGTGCACTGTGTCGACTGTGCTGCTGACCCACGGGCACTTCGACCACTCCGAGGGCGCAGCCTGGTTCGCCGGGCAGGCCAACGCTCCGGTGCGCTCGGTGGACCCGACCTTCCGCATCCCCACCGACCACGCGCACGGCCTCGCCGAGGGCGACGTCATCACCTCAGGCGACCTGCGGATCGAAGTACTGCCGACTCCCGGTCACACGATGGACTCGGTCTGCTTCTGGCTGCCACAGGACGGCTCACTGCTCACCGGCGACACCGTCCTCGGCCGCGGCACCTCAGTAGTAGCCCACCCCGACGGCGCCCTGGGCCCGTACCTGGAGTCCCTCGAAAGCCTCCGCGCCTTCGCCAACTCCCCGGCAGGCGTCCAGCGCCTCCTACCCGGCCACGGCCCCGTCATCGACGACCCGGGCGCAGCACTGACCTACTACCTCAGACACCGCCAGGAACGCCTCGACCAGGTCCGTGCAGCCATCGCCGACGGCCACACCACCCCCGAGGCGATCGTCCACCACGTCTACGCCGACGTAGACCCCATCCTCTGGCCCGCCGCCGAACGCTCAGTCCGCGCCCAGCTCACCTACCTCAACTCCTGA
- a CDS encoding alpha/beta fold hydrolase, giving the protein MAANGARFHVAECGAADDPLVLFLHGFPEFWWAWRHQLPVVAAAGYRAVAMDLRGYGASDKTPRGYDPFTVSADVSGVIRSLGAADAVVVGHGWGGFVAWSAAVLAPKQVRALAAVSAPHPLQLMRSGQLRSVAQVGWFQLPILPERRLLAHDGIHIEQLLRAWSAPGGTFPDAEASRRYRAALQVWPAPHCALEYHRWFVRSRLRSDGRRYSACMRTPVAVPVLQVHGGLDGAVSKAATVTPAELLAGPSQHEVLTTAGHFPHEETPELFNSLLLNWLREPSPGPGPPGTS; this is encoded by the coding sequence GTGGCGGCCAACGGGGCGCGGTTCCACGTAGCCGAATGCGGGGCGGCGGACGACCCGTTGGTGCTGTTCCTGCACGGCTTCCCCGAGTTCTGGTGGGCCTGGCGTCACCAGTTGCCGGTAGTCGCCGCAGCGGGGTACAGGGCCGTTGCGATGGATCTGCGCGGCTACGGCGCCAGTGACAAGACTCCGCGGGGCTACGACCCCTTCACGGTCTCGGCGGACGTCTCCGGGGTCATCAGGTCGCTGGGGGCGGCCGATGCCGTGGTCGTCGGCCATGGCTGGGGCGGGTTCGTCGCGTGGTCGGCCGCAGTACTGGCGCCGAAGCAGGTGCGAGCTCTGGCAGCTGTGTCAGCGCCACATCCATTGCAGCTGATGCGGTCGGGACAGTTGCGGTCGGTGGCTCAGGTCGGCTGGTTCCAGCTGCCGATCCTGCCCGAGCGCCGGCTGCTCGCCCATGACGGCATTCACATCGAACAACTCCTCCGTGCCTGGTCCGCACCCGGCGGCACGTTCCCGGACGCCGAGGCCTCCCGCCGCTATCGCGCGGCCCTGCAGGTCTGGCCGGCTCCGCACTGCGCACTGGAATACCACCGCTGGTTCGTCCGCTCGCGCCTGCGCTCCGACGGCCGCCGGTACTCCGCTTGCATGCGCACCCCGGTCGCAGTACCGGTCCTGCAGGTCCATGGCGGCCTGGACGGCGCCGTCAGCAAGGCGGCCACGGTCACACCCGCGGAACTGCTGGCCGGCCCGTCGCAGCACGAAGTACTGACCACTGCCGGGCACTTCCCGCACGAGGAAACCCCGGAGCTGTTCAACTCCCTGCTGCTGAACTGGCTGCGGGAACCATCTCCGGGACCGGGGCCGCCGGGAACTTCATGA
- a CDS encoding DUF4177 domain-containing protein, whose translation MKKFEYSTVPLLVHATKEILDNWGQDGWELVQVVPGLNPENLVAYLKREITQS comes from the coding sequence ATGAAGAAGTTCGAGTACTCCACTGTGCCGCTCCTGGTCCACGCGACCAAGGAGATCCTCGACAACTGGGGACAGGACGGCTGGGAGCTGGTCCAGGTCGTCCCGGGCCTCAACCCGGAGAACCTGGTCGCCTACCTGAAGCGGGAGATCACCCAGTCATGA
- a CDS encoding type IV toxin-antitoxin system AbiEi family antitoxin domain-containing protein codes for MKVKLQVVAEKQGGVFSREDALRCGYSPAQIRVEIRDGAWLRVCRGQYTAARSDADEPPWVRSTGEHRLATRAVLRSLTGSVVLSHQSAIVEYGLPTWGLDLSRVHVTRRDGVKGRITRKAVQHNAQLPAGIIWCRDGREVVAPERAVLEVACSTGFEPALAIADEALRIGLVTRQGLAFALCDVEHWPRSPAARQVVAFCNGLSESVGESRLRVLMDDHGLPTPVLQAPMLRNGTVFARVDFLFPQFRTVIEFDGLLKYSTDPEVLVREKHREDSIRELGYQVLRLTWHDLSTPDRTIARIQQAFTRAGYPQPR; via the coding sequence GTGAAGGTGAAGCTGCAGGTGGTGGCGGAGAAGCAGGGCGGAGTGTTTTCCCGCGAGGACGCGTTGAGGTGTGGGTACTCGCCGGCCCAGATCCGGGTGGAGATCCGCGACGGGGCGTGGCTGCGGGTTTGCCGGGGGCAGTACACGGCTGCTCGATCGGATGCCGACGAGCCGCCGTGGGTTCGCAGTACGGGTGAGCACCGGTTGGCGACGCGGGCAGTACTCCGCTCGCTGACCGGGTCTGTCGTCCTGAGTCATCAGTCCGCGATCGTCGAGTACGGCCTGCCGACCTGGGGGCTCGACCTGTCGCGGGTTCATGTGACTCGGCGCGATGGCGTCAAGGGGAGGATCACCCGCAAGGCGGTCCAGCACAACGCTCAACTGCCGGCCGGAATCATCTGGTGCAGAGACGGGCGAGAAGTGGTCGCGCCGGAGCGAGCCGTTCTCGAGGTGGCCTGCAGTACGGGTTTCGAGCCGGCTCTGGCGATCGCCGACGAGGCGCTACGGATCGGACTGGTGACTCGTCAGGGCCTGGCCTTCGCTCTCTGCGATGTCGAGCACTGGCCACGCAGCCCGGCCGCCAGACAAGTGGTGGCCTTCTGCAACGGGCTGTCGGAGTCGGTCGGTGAGTCACGGCTCCGGGTTCTGATGGACGACCATGGTCTGCCCACACCTGTCCTGCAAGCACCGATGCTGCGAAACGGGACGGTCTTCGCCCGGGTCGACTTTCTCTTCCCCCAGTTCCGCACGGTGATCGAGTTCGATGGTCTCCTCAAATACAGCACCGACCCCGAGGTCCTGGTGCGAGAGAAACACCGCGAGGACAGCATCCGCGAACTCGGCTACCAGGTCCTCCGCCTGACCTGGCACGACCTGAGCACCCCCGATCGCACCATCGCCCGCATCCAGCAAGCCTTCACCCGCGCGGGTTACCCCCAGCCGAGGTGA